Proteins encoded together in one Marinithermus hydrothermalis DSM 14884 window:
- the cas1 gene encoding CRISPR-associated endonuclease Cas1 yields MEGIATRTYFEGLASGLGPYGFGGRSRRPPRDAPNAALSYGYALLLARAWLAVVLAGLHPEVGFLHVEGRRNPALALDLMEEFRVPVVDVTVLRAFQEGVLDPAQHFEARGGGVYLNEGGRKRLVRVLAHRLNQEVRHPDGSKRTTYAGMIAYQGVRLAAAVEGRRAYHPFFLEASR; encoded by the coding sequence GTGGAAGGCATCGCTACCCGCACGTACTTTGAGGGACTCGCGAGTGGATTGGGGCCGTACGGGTTTGGGGGGCGTTCTCGCCGCCCGCCTCGGGACGCGCCGAACGCGGCGCTTTCGTACGGGTACGCGTTACTCCTGGCGCGGGCGTGGTTGGCGGTGGTGCTGGCGGGGCTTCACCCGGAGGTGGGGTTCTTGCACGTGGAAGGCCGGCGGAACCCTGCGCTGGCCTTGGACCTCATGGAGGAATTCCGGGTGCCTGTGGTGGACGTGACGGTACTCCGGGCGTTTCAGGAGGGGGTGCTGGACCCCGCGCAGCATTTTGAGGCGCGTGGCGGGGGCGTGTACTTGAACGAGGGGGGACGCAAGCGCTTGGTTCGGGTGCTGGCGCACCGCCTGAACCAGGAGGTGCGCCACCCGGATGGTTCTAAACGCACGACCTACGCGGGAATGATCGCGTACCAGGGCGTGCGCCTAGCGGCAGCGGTGGAGGGCCGCCGCGCCTACCACCCGTTCTTCTTGGAGGCGTCACGGTGA
- a CDS encoding ABC transporter transmembrane domain-containing protein, which yields MRTLWTLLEGRRGEFLRLLAVSSLVSAAEALLHPLMLKWLFDEAVVTQDFRRFGLLGLAYLAAGLSLIALFWAVSLWQKAFVNRVVLEVEGRLLAKALRLDWRDFSREGAGAFVSRVHQDVLEGLVPAVSLLVAVARQALAALAFLGVLLYLSWQATLALAILVPPLLWVAQRVGTRVRRAAEDEREGEARYLEVLSQSLKAFRALRGLPRLLRPTLAANREALGTYLDDTYRSHRLMEAQQAWSDVFMNLANTLALIVGGYFVLARVLSFGGYLAFVNAFWRAVDNTFALLRRVPEFHRHAQVLERIHGLLSSAPTPYAQPAAEARLEGVRLAYAGGALLELPQVEIRPGERLLLVGPNGAGKSTLLHVLSGYLAPQEGEVKLPARVAALTAPPELPPLTVRELVPDARLRRELGLEGLEDHRPEALSSGQRQRAAIGALLCEEADLYLLDEPLANLDPESREGVLDLILRRTAGKALVVVLHGDEALHNRFDRVVELAGPQVPDPR from the coding sequence ATGAGGACGTTATGGACCCTTCTGGAGGGGCGCAGGGGCGAATTCCTGCGCCTGCTGGCGGTTAGCAGCCTGGTGAGCGCGGCTGAGGCCCTGCTTCACCCGTTGATGCTCAAGTGGCTCTTCGACGAGGCCGTGGTCACGCAAGACTTCCGGCGCTTCGGGCTCCTGGGGCTCGCCTACCTCGCCGCGGGACTGAGCCTGATCGCCCTGTTCTGGGCCGTCTCGCTCTGGCAGAAGGCCTTCGTCAACCGGGTGGTGCTCGAGGTAGAGGGGCGGCTGCTAGCCAAGGCCCTCCGCCTCGACTGGCGAGACTTCAGCCGCGAGGGGGCCGGGGCCTTCGTGAGTCGGGTTCACCAGGACGTCCTCGAGGGGCTGGTCCCCGCGGTTTCTCTCCTGGTCGCCGTGGCCCGCCAGGCCCTGGCGGCCCTGGCCTTCCTGGGAGTGCTGCTGTACCTGTCGTGGCAGGCTACCCTGGCCCTGGCGATACTGGTCCCGCCGCTGCTGTGGGTGGCGCAGCGGGTCGGGACGAGGGTTCGCCGGGCCGCCGAGGACGAGCGGGAGGGGGAGGCCCGCTACCTCGAGGTCCTTTCCCAGTCGCTTAAGGCCTTCCGGGCCCTGCGCGGCCTACCCCGCCTCCTCCGTCCGACCCTGGCCGCCAATCGGGAAGCCCTGGGCACCTACCTTGACGACACCTACCGCAGCCACCGGCTGATGGAGGCCCAGCAGGCTTGGAGCGACGTGTTCATGAACCTAGCCAATACGCTCGCACTGATCGTGGGCGGCTACTTCGTGCTGGCCCGCGTGCTGAGCTTTGGCGGGTACCTAGCCTTCGTCAACGCCTTCTGGCGGGCGGTGGACAACACCTTTGCCCTGCTGCGTAGGGTGCCCGAGTTCCACCGTCACGCGCAGGTCCTTGAGCGCATCCACGGGCTGCTCTCCTCCGCACCCACCCCCTACGCGCAGCCGGCCGCCGAAGCCCGTCTCGAGGGGGTGCGGCTGGCTTATGCGGGCGGGGCCCTGCTGGAACTGCCGCAGGTGGAAATCCGTCCGGGTGAGCGCCTGCTGCTCGTGGGGCCCAACGGTGCGGGCAAGTCCACCCTGCTGCACGTGCTGTCGGGGTATCTAGCCCCCCAGGAGGGCGAGGTGAAGCTGCCCGCGCGGGTGGCCGCGCTCACCGCTCCCCCTGAACTGCCGCCCCTGACGGTGCGCGAGCTGGTCCCCGACGCCAGGCTCCGCCGGGAACTGGGGCTGGAGGGCCTGGAAGACCACCGCCCGGAGGCCCTGTCCTCGGGGCAGCGGCAGAGGGCCGCCATCGGCGCGCTGTTGTGCGAGGAGGCCGACCTCTACCTCCTGGACGAACCCTTGGCCAATCTGGATCCTGAGAGCCGTGAGGGGGTACTCGACCTCATCCTGCGCCGGACCGCGGGAAAGGCCCTGGTTGTGGTGCTGCACGGGGACGAAGCGCTGCACAACCGCTTCGATCGGGTGGTGGAGCTGGCGGGCCCGCAGGTGCCGGATCCCCGGTAG
- a CDS encoding TIGR02710 family CRISPR-associated CARF protein, whose product MQQGEVPQVLIATVGQTPDPVLASLMEHAPDGVIFIASQDSHPTAALILSEFKRELKHHTILIEEPESLTESYQAARKALKKAKEWEARVILAEITGGTKPMIAGLALALTGQGVTFSYVGGTRRDEAGRVVSGHEKIRLLEDPTTRYYTQEWSAFRQAWNAGRMLEAQAWLERILSRPLTPSEERFHRHLLGITRGMDAWDRFQHAEALERFRAHLEPALAVAEAWHHGAKVRVLTALEAAQGFLERIVQAKGKPVPELLQDLLANAERRAQAGRYDDALARLYRAVELAAEVDLYERHQLWLRKPDAWPQGVPEYLKERARGMLGLKEVLDLAFDLDLHFGASGTLAQVLRGDYERKLRPLLQRRHESILAHGTRPVTREDYEKMRDYLHSLGLEPAPEWPRW is encoded by the coding sequence ATGCAACAAGGAGAAGTACCCCAGGTGCTGATCGCCACCGTAGGGCAGACCCCGGACCCCGTGCTCGCCAGCCTCATGGAGCACGCCCCGGACGGCGTGATCTTCATCGCGAGCCAGGACAGCCACCCCACGGCCGCCCTGATCCTCTCGGAGTTCAAGCGCGAACTCAAGCACCACACGATCCTCATCGAGGAACCCGAGTCCCTCACCGAAAGCTACCAAGCGGCCCGCAAAGCCCTCAAAAAAGCCAAGGAGTGGGAGGCCCGCGTCATCCTCGCGGAGATCACCGGCGGCACGAAACCCATGATCGCGGGCCTGGCCCTCGCCCTCACCGGCCAAGGCGTGACCTTCAGTTACGTGGGCGGCACCCGGCGCGACGAGGCCGGCCGCGTGGTGAGCGGACACGAAAAAATCCGCCTCCTCGAGGACCCCACCACCCGCTACTACACCCAGGAATGGAGCGCGTTCCGCCAAGCCTGGAACGCCGGGCGCATGCTCGAGGCTCAAGCGTGGCTCGAGCGCATCCTTTCGCGTCCCCTCACGCCTTCGGAGGAACGGTTTCACCGGCACCTCCTCGGGATCACGCGCGGCATGGACGCCTGGGACCGGTTCCAGCACGCGGAGGCCCTGGAGCGCTTCCGCGCGCACCTCGAGCCGGCCCTCGCCGTTGCGGAGGCCTGGCATCACGGCGCGAAGGTCCGGGTCCTCACGGCGCTCGAGGCGGCCCAGGGCTTCCTGGAGCGCATCGTGCAGGCCAAGGGGAAGCCTGTCCCGGAGTTGTTGCAGGACCTCCTCGCGAACGCGGAGCGACGCGCGCAGGCCGGGCGGTACGACGACGCGCTCGCGCGGCTGTACCGCGCGGTGGAGCTCGCCGCGGAGGTGGACTTGTACGAGCGGCACCAGCTTTGGCTTCGCAAGCCGGACGCTTGGCCGCAAGGCGTGCCGGAGTACCTGAAGGAACGCGCGCGGGGGATGCTGGGGCTTAAGGAGGTCCTGGATTTAGCGTTTGACCTGGACCTGCACTTTGGCGCGTCGGGCACGCTCGCACAGGTCCTGCGCGGCGATTACGAGCGGAAGCTCCGCCCCCTGCTGCAACGGCGGCACGAGAGCATCCTCGCGCACGGCACGCGCCCCGTGACCCGCGAGGATTACGAGAAGATGCGGGATTACCTGCACAGCCTGGGCCTCGAGCCGGCCCCGGAGTGGCCGAGGTGGTGA
- a CDS encoding tyrosine-type recombinase/integrase — MARRAGLEDWHRITPHKLRHSYASALVEAGRGINEVKELLGHSSISTTQVYVHVSQRRLEEAARTMPDVIGCPSIRRLEQGARSPFPQASSVKRWRT; from the coding sequence GTGGCCCGGCGGGCGGGCCTCGAGGACTGGCACCGGATCACCCCCCACAAGCTCCGCCACTCCTACGCCAGCGCCCTGGTGGAGGCGGGCCGGGGGATTAACGAGGTGAAGGAGCTTCTGGGGCACAGCTCCATCAGTACCACCCAGGTCTACGTCCACGTGTCCCAGCGGCGCCTCGAGGAGGCCGCCCGCACGATGCCGGACGTGATCGGGTGCCCCTCAATCAGGCGTTTGGAGCAAGGTGCTCGGTCACCTTTTCCCCAAGCGAGCTCCGTAAAGCGCTGGCGCACGTAG
- a CDS encoding tyrosine-type recombinase/integrase, which yields MGLRDWALLAFLYGTGLRLSEALDLTYSDITYQDGIPHAIRVWGKGDKKRVMVLSPTAQRARYQWLKHRNLEELPRTPTSGATPPGPTGGSPSRPAPWRPW from the coding sequence GTGGGCCTCCGGGACTGGGCCCTTTTGGCCTTCCTCTACGGCACGGGCCTGCGCCTCTCCGAGGCCCTGGACCTCACCTACTCGGACATCACCTACCAGGACGGGATCCCCCACGCCATCCGGGTCTGGGGCAAGGGGGACAAGAAGCGGGTGATGGTCCTCTCCCCCACGGCCCAGCGGGCCCGCTACCAGTGGCTGAAGCACCGGAACTTGGAGGAGCTCCCACGAACCCCTACATCTGGAGCCACACCTCCAGGCCCAACCGGGGGAAGCCCTTCTCGGCCCGCTCCGTGGAGGCCATGGTGA
- the cas2 gene encoding CRISPR-associated endonuclease Cas2, which yields MRKGVLYTVTYDVPDDRRRVKIANLLKSYGERVQLSVFECWLNASEVEALKQRLERVMEPSEDSVRIYSVRGAVQVLGVGKITEEENAFIV from the coding sequence GTGAGGAAAGGCGTGCTTTACACGGTAACGTACGACGTTCCGGATGACAGAAGGCGCGTCAAGATCGCGAACCTCCTCAAGAGCTACGGGGAACGCGTGCAGCTTTCCGTCTTCGAGTGCTGGTTGAACGCGAGTGAGGTGGAGGCCTTGAAACAACGGCTGGAGCGGGTGATGGAGCCCTCGGAGGACAGCGTGCGGATCTACTCGGTTCGGGGGGCGGTGCAGGTCTTGGGGGTCGGAAAGATTACGGAAGAAGAAAACGCATTTATTGTTTGA